CGGAGTCGCTCGCTCTGCGCCCCGCCACGCAGGCATCCCCTACGCCACGCTTGATCTCACCGACTTTTCCAGCACACTGGCCCTGCTTGAGAGAGAGCTGCCCGAGCAGATCTTCCACCTCGCTGCTGTCTCCGTCCTACAACACGCGGGGGGACCTGAGGGGGCACGGGGAATGTTGGAGGCGAATGTCGCGGGCACCTGGAATCTCTTGGAGGCAAGCCGACGCCTGGAGATTCCCCAGGTTGTTGTGGCATCGTCGGATAAGCAGTACGGCGCACTGGCGGTGCCTCCCTACGACGACGAAGACTCGACGGCTTTCGCCAATGGGGGCCTCTATGAGCTCTCGAAAGCACAGCAGGATCAGGTTGCTCGTCTCTATGCGGGGCTCTACGAGACTCCTGCGATCCGTGTGGCACGCCTGGCAAATGTCTATGGCCCCGGTGACCTGCACTGGAGCCGCATTGTCCCTGGGACGATCCGTCGGACGGTGGAGGGGGTGGCTCCGCGGATCACGGCCGGCAAAGCAGGGGAGTCGCTACGAGAGTATGTCTTCCTCGACGATGCTCTTGCGGGCTTGCTAGCCCTTGCCGCAGACGCACAGAGCCGCGGCAATGCTCCTCTTCAGCGTATCGATGGCAAGCTGGCGCGGGTTGCCTTTAACATTGGCTCGCCGCATCGCCATGCTGCGGCCTCGGTGATCCAGACGGTTCAGCAGGTGCTTGCGGAGGACTTTGGTATCGTTGGGCCGCCCCCCGAGGTGCAGCCGGGAGTGGTGGGAGTCTTCGAGCCGGGCTCGCAGTTTAACCGTCTAGAGCGTCTTCGGGAGCTGATGCCGCACTACTCTCCCCGCTCGCTTCATGAGGGACTGCGCCTGACGATTCCCTGGTACTTGGAGCAACTACGGCAAGGGTAGTGTCGTCCAGGGCGAGCCGCCGGGCGGTGCGGAGTGCCATGATAAACCGCTGGAAGTCGCCAGCGTTCTGGAGGGCGAGGAGAGAGCCCCAGGGCTGATGCTCCCGCTCGTGCAGCAGCCAGGCGGCAAGGGCATCTGTGGCGGCGAGGATGGTATCGCCTGACTGGAGAGCAAACTCTGTGTGACAAAGCTCGGGCAGTGGCCCTTGGGTAGGCAGGAGCGCGGGGTAGGTCGAAAAGTCCTCGGCGCGTGTGTAGGGGAACGCAAAGACCAAGAGATCGTCCCGGATCACAAAGACACAGGCATCCCCAATCACTTGCACTCGGAGAGTTGTGGGATCCCACTCAAGACCTAGAAAGCTGGAATGGGTAGCGTGGCGAAGCTTGTCGGCGAGGAACCACGGGACTGGGCTGGGAATCATGGCTCTCCAGGCAGTCGCCGCTACATCGCGCTCCAGGGTACCGTCGGTGAGAAACGCCTGGCACAACGCCTGTGCCCAGAGCCCCGAGAACGCATCCGACGAGGCACCATCCGCGAGAGCGAGCCGCCCCTCGGCCCAGAGTAGTGCATCCTCATTGGCCTCAGGGGCAAGCGGGTCCTTGGCGAGCGTAAAGGCTCTTACCACAGCTTACCGGGGCGTGTGCCAATCTCCAACGCTAGGACGAGCAGGCTCGGATCGGCGTTGAGAACAAAGGCGCGTGCATCGTCGGTGA
This genomic interval from Armatimonas rosea contains the following:
- a CDS encoding NAD-dependent epimerase/dehydratase family protein, giving the protein MKILITGVSGFLAHALAERLLEQGYAVLGVARSAPRHAGIPYATLDLTDFSSTLALLERELPEQIFHLAAVSVLQHAGGPEGARGMLEANVAGTWNLLEASRRLEIPQVVVASSDKQYGALAVPPYDDEDSTAFANGGLYELSKAQQDQVARLYAGLYETPAIRVARLANVYGPGDLHWSRIVPGTIRRTVEGVAPRITAGKAGESLREYVFLDDALAGLLALAADAQSRGNAPLQRIDGKLARVAFNIGSPHRHAAASVIQTVQQVLAEDFGIVGPPPEVQPGVVGVFEPGSQFNRLERLRELMPHYSPRSLHEGLRLTIPWYLEQLRQG